CAGGCCGAGCGAGGCAGTCAGACAAACCAACAAGCGGGCAGCAGGGGCAGCGTCTCAGAACGCGATGGCCATTACTCCGAAGAACAGTACCTCATCGGAAAAGGCCAGGGAGACCTCAGTAAAGGCAAGATGGTCTGCCAACGGGTGTCGGAACTGTCGGCGCGGACCGATCTTGCGAAACAAATTCGTGTGATGGTCAAGGAGCACATGGTCGACCGGGTGCGCGACCGGACCGGCCGGGAAACCGAACAGGACATCGAACTCACCAGGGAAGAAATCGTCCAGGAATATCTCCAAGGCGTCAAGATCGTGGACCGCCAGACCG
The sequence above is a segment of the Nitrospirota bacterium genome. Coding sequences within it:
- a CDS encoding LPP20 family lipoprotein, producing the protein MAITCFGQSGMTSAESGNGSPQVNHHAEQSFQQLHQAERGSQTNQQAGSRGSVSERDGHYSEEQYLIGKGQGDLSKGKMVCQRVSELSARTDLAKQIRVMVKEHMVDRVRDRTGRETEQDIELTREEIVQEYLQGVKIVDRQTDEEGKTCSATAIMPKSQVQPKPAPDRLDPAPAIIR